A stretch of Bradyrhizobium sp. AZCC 2262 DNA encodes these proteins:
- a CDS encoding small ribosomal subunit Rsm22 family protein — protein MTSPDLPAELKAALDGKLRGFSRSDAAGRAASISKTYRDGGGSAAISSEADALAYALARMPATYAAVTASLNALVEIRPDFAPKTLLDVGAGPGTATWAAGEAFPSLQDFTLLDANDALRTLALGLVTDSFRLRDVSYERGEAGATLKKADTSDLVVASYMIGEISDTEQRALAELMWEKTRNTLLVVEPGTPAGYARIIALRKRLIAVGAHVAAPCPHDGKCPLQMPDWCHFTQRLQRSRAHKQVKGAELPFEDEKFAYVALTRTAVAERPSRVLAQPVVTKVEVTAKLCTPEGLSFTKVPRRAKADYATARRWRWGDAVS, from the coding sequence ATGACCTCACCCGACCTCCCTGCCGAACTGAAGGCCGCGCTTGACGGCAAGCTGCGGGGTTTTTCGCGCAGCGACGCCGCCGGCCGCGCTGCCTCGATCTCAAAGACCTATCGCGACGGCGGCGGCTCGGCCGCCATCAGCTCGGAGGCCGATGCGCTCGCGTACGCATTGGCGCGGATGCCCGCGACCTATGCCGCGGTCACGGCCAGCCTGAACGCGCTCGTCGAGATCAGGCCGGATTTTGCGCCGAAAACTCTGCTCGACGTCGGCGCCGGGCCGGGCACAGCCACGTGGGCGGCCGGCGAAGCCTTTCCGTCGCTGCAGGATTTCACACTGCTGGACGCCAACGACGCCCTGCGCACGCTGGCGCTCGGCCTCGTCACCGACAGCTTTCGCCTGCGTGACGTCAGCTACGAACGCGGCGAAGCCGGCGCCACACTGAAAAAAGCCGATACCTCCGACCTGGTGGTGGCGAGCTACATGATCGGCGAAATCAGCGATACTGAGCAGCGCGCGCTCGCCGAACTGATGTGGGAAAAGACCCGCAACACGCTGCTTGTGGTCGAACCCGGCACACCCGCGGGCTATGCCCGGATCATCGCGCTGCGCAAGCGGCTGATCGCTGTGGGCGCGCATGTCGCAGCGCCCTGCCCGCATGACGGCAAATGCCCGCTGCAGATGCCCGACTGGTGCCACTTCACCCAGCGCCTGCAGCGCTCGCGCGCGCACAAGCAGGTCAAGGGTGCGGAGCTGCCGTTCGAGGACGAAAAATTCGCCTATGTCGCGCTGACGCGTACGGCGGTTGCAGAGCGCCCTTCCCGGGTATTGGCGCAACCGGTCGTCACCAAGGTCGAAGTAACAGCCAAACTCTGCACTCCGGAAGGTCTTTCCTTCACGAAAGTGCCCCGCCGCGCCAAGGCCGATTACGCCACGGCCCGACGCTGGCGGTGGGGCGATGCTGTTAGTTGA
- a CDS encoding LemA family protein: protein MSTGWIVLGVIVIIVLFAFGAYNRLVALSQRVGQAFADIDVQLKQRHDLIPNLVETVKGYASHERGTLDDVIKARNSAMSAQGPAQVSAAENQLSGALGRLIALSEAYPDLKANANFQQLASELSDLENKIAASRRFFNNAVQEYNTGIQQMPAALFAGMFGFTRKEFFDLGASRTEVEAVPTVKF from the coding sequence ATGTCGACCGGCTGGATCGTTCTCGGCGTCATCGTCATCATCGTGCTGTTTGCCTTCGGGGCGTATAACCGCCTGGTCGCGCTCAGCCAACGCGTCGGCCAGGCCTTCGCCGATATCGACGTGCAGCTCAAGCAGCGCCACGATCTGATCCCGAACCTCGTGGAGACCGTGAAGGGCTACGCCTCGCACGAGCGCGGCACGCTCGACGACGTCATCAAGGCACGCAATTCCGCGATGTCGGCGCAGGGACCAGCGCAGGTGTCCGCCGCCGAAAACCAGTTGAGCGGCGCGCTCGGCCGCCTGATCGCGCTGTCGGAGGCCTACCCGGACCTCAAGGCCAACGCCAATTTCCAGCAGTTGGCGAGCGAACTGTCCGACCTCGAAAACAAGATCGCGGCCAGCCGCCGCTTCTTCAACAACGCGGTCCAGGAATACAACACCGGCATCCAGCAGATGCCGGCCGCGCTGTTCGCCGGCATGTTCGGCTTCACCCGCAAGGAATTCTTCGACCTCGGCGCCAGCCGCACCGAAGTCGAGGCCGTGCCGACCGTGAAGTTCTAG
- a CDS encoding M48 family metallopeptidase codes for MAAYGLYTHIASNKFRSMLLLAGLFLLIYVLVFAGALVAEALTHSGKSVDYYLRRASHDLIAAFPWATIAAALWIVIAYFFHQNMIDAVTGGESVTRQQQPRLYNLLENLCISRGIPMPKLKVMDSPALNAFAAGLNRRQYSITVTSGLLQALNDQEIEAVLGHELTHIRNGDVQLMVVAVIIAGVVGFFGELFFRMFTNLSWNSSGRGWSSSSSSSSSSSDRDSKGAGGAIIAVIIAVVLILLAWLLSQVVKLALSRSRELLADAGSVELTKNPDAMITALRKIENRGELEGATSAVMELCVDNPREGFADLFATHPSVDSRVKALVQFAGGHDPGPLALPSDTAGESDEPEESATGQLPPTVPRGPWSNVGEPADVPGTRPGPLEGPWGSHR; via the coding sequence ATGGCGGCGTACGGTCTCTACACGCATATCGCATCGAACAAGTTTCGTTCGATGCTGCTGCTCGCCGGCCTGTTTCTCCTGATCTATGTGCTGGTCTTTGCCGGCGCATTGGTCGCCGAAGCGCTGACGCACAGTGGAAAATCGGTCGACTATTACCTGAGGCGCGCGTCGCACGACCTGATCGCGGCCTTCCCCTGGGCCACGATCGCCGCGGCACTGTGGATCGTGATCGCCTATTTCTTCCACCAGAACATGATCGACGCCGTGACCGGCGGCGAGAGCGTGACGCGGCAGCAGCAGCCGCGGCTCTATAATCTCCTCGAAAATCTCTGCATCTCGCGCGGCATCCCGATGCCGAAGCTGAAGGTGATGGACAGCCCGGCGCTGAACGCATTCGCGGCCGGCCTCAACCGGCGGCAATATTCCATCACGGTGACATCAGGCCTTCTGCAGGCGCTCAACGACCAGGAGATCGAGGCCGTACTCGGCCACGAGCTCACACATATCCGCAACGGCGACGTGCAGTTGATGGTGGTCGCGGTGATCATCGCCGGCGTGGTGGGCTTTTTCGGCGAATTGTTCTTCCGCATGTTCACCAACCTGTCGTGGAACTCCTCCGGTCGAGGCTGGTCTTCGTCATCCTCGTCTTCCTCCTCCTCGTCCGACCGTGACAGCAAGGGGGCGGGCGGCGCGATCATCGCGGTCATCATCGCGGTGGTGCTGATCCTGCTGGCCTGGCTGTTGTCGCAAGTCGTCAAGCTGGCGCTGTCGCGGTCGCGCGAATTGCTGGCCGATGCCGGCTCGGTCGAACTGACCAAGAATCCCGATGCCATGATCACGGCGCTGCGCAAGATCGAGAACCGCGGCGAGCTTGAAGGCGCAACGTCCGCGGTCATGGAGCTGTGCGTCGACAATCCGCGCGAGGGATTTGCCGACCTGTTCGCGACCCACCCGTCGGTGGATTCGCGCGTCAAGGCGCTGGTGCAGTTTGCCGGCGGTCATGACCCCGGCCCGCTGGCTCTGCCGTCGGATACGGCGGGCGAATCCGACGAGCCCGAAGAATCAGCCACCGGGCAACTCCCGCCGACAGTTCCCCGCGGCCCGTGGAGCAATGTCGGCGAGCCCGCTGACGTTCCGGGCACGCGCCCCGGCCCCTTAGAGGGCCCTTGGGGCTCGCACCGCTGA
- a CDS encoding GIY-YIG nuclease family protein gives MTSDRKAAIAAYRERKTFAGVFVIRCKASTQTWVGQTPNLEKIQNRIWFTLRQSSHTCRTLQAAWTTHGPDSLTFWECERLEEEETPYIRDALLKERALHWRKQLGAEAV, from the coding sequence GTGACATCAGACAGAAAGGCAGCCATCGCCGCCTACAGGGAGCGGAAAACCTTCGCAGGGGTTTTCGTCATCCGCTGCAAGGCCTCGACCCAGACATGGGTCGGCCAGACGCCTAATCTGGAGAAAATACAGAACCGGATCTGGTTCACGCTGCGCCAGAGCAGCCACACCTGCCGCACCCTGCAGGCCGCTTGGACCACCCATGGGCCGGACAGCCTGACGTTTTGGGAATGCGAACGGCTGGAAGAGGAAGAAACGCCCTATATCCGCGACGCGCTGCTGAAGGAGCGCGCGTTGCACTGGCGGAAGCAGCTTGGCGCTGAAGCGGTCTGA
- a CDS encoding adenine phosphoribosyltransferase, with the protein MTFDHDLKATVRTIPDYPKKGILFRDITTLLADARAFRRAVDELVQPWAGLKIDKVAGIEARGFILGGAVAHQVSAGFVPIRKKGKLPHATVRIAYSLEYGLDEMEMHVDAIQPGERVILVDDLIATGGTAEGAVKLLRQIGANVVAACFIIDLPDLGGADKLRAMDVPVRTLMAFEGH; encoded by the coding sequence ATGACATTCGATCATGATCTGAAAGCCACCGTCCGCACCATTCCGGATTACCCGAAAAAGGGCATCCTGTTTCGCGACATCACCACCCTGCTGGCTGACGCCCGCGCCTTTCGCCGCGCGGTCGATGAACTGGTGCAGCCATGGGCCGGATTGAAGATCGACAAGGTTGCCGGCATCGAGGCGAGAGGCTTCATCTTGGGCGGCGCGGTGGCGCATCAGGTCTCCGCAGGCTTCGTGCCGATCCGCAAGAAAGGCAAGCTGCCGCACGCCACGGTGCGGATCGCCTACTCGCTGGAATACGGCCTCGATGAAATGGAAATGCATGTCGACGCGATCCAGCCCGGCGAGCGCGTGATCCTGGTCGACGATCTCATCGCCACCGGCGGCACCGCGGAAGGCGCGGTGAAGCTGCTGCGCCAGATTGGCGCTAACGTGGTCGCGGCCTGCTTCATCATCGATCTGCCCGATCTTGGCGGCGCCGACAAATTGCGTGCGATGGACGTTCCGGTACGTACGCTGATGGCGTTCGAGGGGCATTGA
- a CDS encoding anthranilate synthase component I: MNRTAFSLPEHSEYRTSCGLAISRAVEQFTGNAKRLDDLIELLDRRRGVVLSSGTTVPGRYESFDLGFADPPLVLETAGSDFSLSALNARGEVLIAFLGDVLREPCVVISEKSPTRLAGHIIRGAAPVEEDQRTRRASVMSLVRDIIAALSANDDPLLGLFGAFAYDLVFQIEDLVQKRARESDQRDIVLYVPDRLLAYDRATGRGVVLSYDFAWKGKSTKGLPRDTAESVYARTPRQGFADHAHGEYQATVEVARAAFARGDLFEAVPGQLFAESCERSPAEVFQRLCRINPSPYGALMNLGDGEFLVSASPEMFVRSDGRRVETCPISGTIARGVDAIGDAEQIRQLLNSEKDEFELNMCTDVDRNDKARVCIPGTIKVLARRQIETYSKLFHTVDHVEGMLRPGFDALDAFLTHAWAVTVTGAPKLWAMQFVEDNERSSRRWYAGAIGAVNFDGSINTGLTIRTIRMKDGLAEVRVGATCLFDSDPAAEDRECQVKAAALFQALRGDAPKPLSVFAPDATGSGRKVLLIDHDDSFVHMLADYFRQVGASVTVVRHVHAQEMLKKNWDLLVLSPGPGRPEDFGISKTIGTALDRKLPIFGVCLGVQAIGEYFGGQLGQLTHPAHGRPSRVQVRGGRLMHNLPNEIVIGRYHSLYVERDSVPEVLEVTATTEDGVAMAIEHKTLPVGGVQFHPESLMSLGGEVGLRIVENAFRLNVGMN, translated from the coding sequence ATGAACAGGACAGCCTTCTCCCTGCCGGAGCACAGCGAATACCGGACCAGCTGCGGTCTCGCGATTTCGCGCGCCGTCGAGCAGTTCACCGGCAACGCCAAGCGGCTCGACGACCTGATCGAATTGCTCGACCGCCGCCGCGGCGTGGTGCTGTCCTCCGGCACCACGGTGCCGGGCCGCTACGAGAGTTTCGACCTCGGCTTTGCCGATCCGCCGCTGGTGCTGGAAACCGCCGGTTCCGACTTTTCGCTTTCCGCCCTGAACGCGCGGGGCGAGGTGTTGATCGCGTTTCTGGGCGACGTGCTGCGCGAACCCTGCGTGGTCATTTCTGAAAAAAGCCCGACCCGTCTCGCTGGCCACATCATTCGCGGGGCGGCTCCGGTCGAGGAAGACCAGCGCACCCGCCGCGCCAGCGTGATGTCGTTGGTGCGCGATATCATCGCTGCCTTGTCAGCCAATGACGACCCGCTGCTCGGCCTGTTCGGCGCGTTCGCTTACGACCTTGTGTTCCAGATCGAGGACCTCGTGCAGAAGCGCGCCCGGGAGAGCGATCAGCGCGACATCGTGCTGTACGTGCCGGATCGCCTGCTGGCCTATGACCGCGCCACCGGCCGCGGCGTGGTGCTGAGCTATGATTTCGCCTGGAAGGGAAAATCCACCAAGGGTCTGCCGCGCGACACCGCCGAGAGCGTTTACGCCAGGACGCCGCGGCAGGGCTTTGCCGATCACGCGCACGGCGAATATCAGGCCACCGTCGAGGTCGCGCGCGCGGCATTCGCGCGCGGCGACCTGTTCGAGGCGGTGCCGGGGCAGCTCTTCGCCGAGTCCTGCGAGCGTTCGCCGGCCGAAGTGTTCCAGCGGCTGTGCCGCATCAACCCGTCCCCCTATGGCGCGCTGATGAATCTCGGCGACGGCGAATTTCTGGTGTCGGCCTCGCCGGAAATGTTCGTCCGCTCCGACGGCAGGCGAGTCGAGACCTGCCCGATCTCGGGCACGATCGCGCGCGGCGTCGATGCGATCGGCGATGCCGAGCAGATCAGGCAGCTGCTGAACTCGGAAAAGGACGAGTTCGAACTCAACATGTGCACCGACGTCGACCGCAACGACAAGGCGCGCGTCTGCATTCCCGGCACCATCAAGGTTCTGGCGCGGCGGCAGATCGAGACCTATTCAAAATTGTTCCACACCGTCGATCATGTCGAAGGCATGCTGCGTCCGGGCTTCGATGCGCTCGACGCCTTTCTGACCCATGCCTGGGCGGTGACTGTGACCGGTGCACCGAAATTGTGGGCGATGCAGTTCGTCGAGGACAATGAGCGGTCATCGCGGCGCTGGTATGCCGGCGCGATTGGTGCGGTGAACTTTGACGGCAGCATCAATACCGGGCTGACCATCCGCACCATCCGCATGAAGGATGGCCTGGCCGAAGTGCGCGTCGGCGCCACCTGTCTTTTCGACTCGGATCCCGCAGCGGAAGACCGCGAATGCCAGGTCAAGGCGGCGGCGCTGTTCCAGGCGTTGCGCGGCGACGCGCCAAAGCCGCTGTCGGTATTTGCGCCCGATGCCACCGGCTCCGGCCGCAAGGTGCTCCTGATCGACCACGACGACAGTTTTGTGCACATGCTGGCGGATTATTTCCGGCAGGTCGGTGCCAGCGTCACCGTGGTCCGGCATGTGCATGCCCAGGAGATGCTGAAGAAGAACTGGGATTTGCTGGTGCTCTCACCGGGCCCGGGACGGCCGGAGGATTTCGGGATTTCGAAGACCATCGGCACGGCGCTCGACCGCAAACTGCCGATCTTCGGCGTCTGCCTCGGCGTGCAGGCGATCGGCGAATATTTCGGCGGCCAGCTCGGCCAGCTCACCCACCCCGCGCACGGACGGCCGTCGCGGGTTCAGGTGCGTGGCGGGCGATTGATGCACAACCTGCCCAATGAGATCGTGATCGGCCGCTATCATTCGCTCTATGTCGAGCGCGACAGCGTGCCTGAGGTTCTGGAAGTCACCGCGACCACCGAGGACGGCGTCGCGATGGCGATCGAACACAAGACCTTGCCGGTCGGCGGCGTGCAGTTTCACCCGGAATCGCTGATGTCGCTCGGCGGCGAGGTGGGGCTGCGTATCGTCGAGAATGCGTTTCGTCTGAACGTGGGAATGAACTGA
- a CDS encoding VOC family protein: MALLGLGYAGFGSDNLEDWRQFGTGLVGLQAVERGNSLLAFRMDDRKQRIVIDRAMGEGTRFFGWEVADSAALDALAARLEKAGVPVTAEPQTLADARRVRSLISFHDPAGNRLEAFYGAEIDDTPFRPGRSISGFRTGPLGLGHAVLTVENIDPMMAFYVDVLGFGLSDYIEKPFRAYFFHVNARHHSLALIETGRNGMHHLMVELFSLDDVGQCYDIALTEGDRVGVTLGRHTNDFMTSFYAKTPSSFMIECGWGGREIDPATWQPLEMHDGPSLWGHERVWLPPEDRVVAREMRMRAAASGLRAPVQVMEGNYKLMSGTCAWWDGVRGSGG; the protein is encoded by the coding sequence ATGGCATTGCTGGGTCTGGGATATGCCGGTTTCGGATCTGATAACCTCGAGGACTGGCGGCAGTTCGGTACCGGCCTGGTCGGGCTGCAGGCGGTCGAGCGCGGCAATTCGCTGCTGGCGTTCCGGATGGATGACCGCAAGCAGCGGATCGTGATCGACCGCGCGATGGGCGAAGGCACACGCTTCTTCGGCTGGGAGGTCGCCGACAGCGCGGCGCTGGATGCGCTGGCGGCGCGGCTGGAAAAAGCCGGCGTGCCTGTCACCGCAGAACCGCAGACGCTGGCCGACGCCAGGCGCGTCCGCAGCCTGATTTCTTTTCACGATCCGGCCGGCAACCGGCTGGAGGCGTTTTACGGCGCCGAGATCGACGACACGCCGTTCCGCCCGGGCCGTTCGATCTCGGGTTTCCGCACCGGCCCGCTCGGCCTCGGCCATGCCGTGCTGACGGTCGAGAATATCGACCCCATGATGGCGTTCTATGTCGACGTGCTCGGCTTCGGGCTCTCCGACTACATCGAAAAACCGTTCCGCGCCTATTTCTTTCACGTCAACGCGCGGCATCACAGCCTGGCGCTGATCGAGACCGGCAGGAACGGCATGCATCATTTGATGGTGGAGTTGTTCTCGCTCGACGATGTCGGCCAGTGCTACGACATCGCGCTGACCGAGGGCGACCGCGTCGGCGTCACGCTCGGCCGGCACACCAACGATTTCATGACCTCGTTCTACGCCAAGACGCCGTCGTCCTTCATGATCGAATGCGGCTGGGGCGGCCGCGAGATCGATCCCGCGACATGGCAGCCGCTCGAGATGCATGACGGCCCCAGCCTGTGGGGACACGAGCGCGTCTGGCTGCCGCCGGAAGACCGCGTGGTCGCCCGCGAGATGCGGATGCGCGCCGCAGCGAGCGGTCTGCGCGCGCCGGTGCAGGTGATGGAAGGCAATTACAAGCTGATGTCGGGAACGTGCGCGTGGTGGGACGGGGTGCGCGGGAGCGGCGGCTGA
- a CDS encoding NAD-dependent epimerase/dehydratase family protein: protein MQIFCTGASGYIGGSVAAHLIAAGHQVTGLVRSPEKAEAVRARGIQPLLGTLDDGEILAQAARAADVVVNAASADHKGAVEILLGALAGSGKPFIHTSGSSIVGTRAKGQRSDAIYDEDTPITPSPARVARVALNEFILSYRDKGCRSVIICPSLIYGLGLGAGPDSVQVPLLIKLAKKRGNAAHAGPGGNIWSNVHVDDLVSIYALAIEKAPAGSFYFVENGENSMREACEAINRMLGFAGPPTAMSMAGAAAEWGEGTTEDTMASNSRVRAKRARQLGWQPNARGLIEEIEQGYYRE, encoded by the coding sequence ATGCAAATCTTCTGCACGGGCGCGTCGGGCTATATCGGCGGATCGGTGGCGGCTCATCTCATCGCCGCTGGGCATCAGGTGACGGGATTGGTCCGCTCGCCCGAGAAAGCCGAGGCGGTTCGCGCGCGGGGTATCCAGCCCCTGTTGGGAACGCTTGATGACGGGGAAATTCTGGCGCAAGCGGCGCGGGCCGCCGATGTCGTCGTCAATGCGGCAAGCGCCGATCACAAGGGCGCGGTCGAGATCCTGCTTGGCGCGCTCGCGGGAAGCGGCAAGCCATTCATCCACACATCGGGATCGAGCATTGTCGGCACGCGCGCCAAAGGCCAGCGATCGGATGCGATCTACGACGAAGACACGCCCATCACACCGTCGCCTGCGCGCGTGGCGCGGGTCGCGTTGAACGAATTCATTCTTTCCTATCGTGACAAGGGCTGCCGCTCTGTCATCATCTGCCCGAGTCTGATCTACGGCCTCGGCCTTGGCGCCGGACCTGACAGCGTGCAGGTGCCACTGCTGATCAAGCTCGCAAAAAAGCGCGGCAACGCGGCGCATGCCGGACCCGGCGGGAACATCTGGTCGAACGTGCATGTCGACGATCTCGTGAGCATCTATGCGCTAGCCATCGAGAAGGCGCCGGCAGGCAGCTTCTACTTCGTCGAAAACGGCGAGAATTCGATGCGCGAAGCCTGCGAGGCGATCAATCGCATGCTGGGTTTTGCCGGACCGCCAACGGCGATGTCGATGGCAGGGGCGGCCGCCGAATGGGGTGAGGGCACGACGGAGGATACGATGGCATCCAACAGCCGCGTGCGGGCAAAGCGTGCGCGGCAGCTCGGCTGGCAGCCGAATGCGCGTGGACTGATCGAGGAGATCGAGCAGGGGTATTATCGGGAGTAG